Proteins encoded by one window of Canis lupus dingo isolate Sandy chromosome 10, ASM325472v2, whole genome shotgun sequence:
- the LOC125755911 gene encoding MIEF1 upstream open reading frame protein, producing MAPWSREAVLSLYRALLRQGRGLRYTDRDFYLASIRREFRKNQKLEDPEARERQLEKGLVFLHNKLGGII from the coding sequence aTGGCCCCATGGAGCCGAGAGGCGGTGCTCAGTCTGTACCGGGCCCTGCTGCGCCAGGGTCGTGGGCTTCGCTACACTGATCGAGACTTCTACCTTGCCTCCATCCGCCGTGAGTTCCGGAAAAATCAGAAGCTAGAGGATCCTGAGGCCCGGGAGAGGCAGCTGGAAAAGGGCCTAGTCTTCCTCCACAACAAATTGGGGGGGATTATTTAG